The following proteins are encoded in a genomic region of Thunnus maccoyii chromosome 8, fThuMac1.1, whole genome shotgun sequence:
- the LOC121902322 gene encoding uncharacterized protein LOC121902322 isoform X1 has translation MIVLWVTLLVLHQGYTLIPVITVQLGEPATLTCALSHDELSSKKLYWYKQSAGDTLKLIVKLYGSTTPEYEPDFSPSRFDIHRDKNFSNLTILKTTQEDEGMYHCGVVEWTNPEWSGTYLLVKGNTERTSNYTVVQWPTASDPVRPGDSVTLQCSILSEYKNKTCPGVHSVYWFRARSNASHPDLIYTDGSSRDECRNKTGIHSSPKSCVYSFSKNISSSDDGTYYCAVATCGEILFGNGTKLELVQTTHSLFIGIVILTVCLTISVAANVIFICNRSLRVREQYKGMESTISEA, from the exons ATGATCGTGTTATGGGTAACACTGCTTGTTCTTCATCAAGGTT ataCGCTGATTCCAGTGATCACGGTTCAACTTGGTGAACCTGCAACTTTGACATGTGCTTTATCTCATGATGAGCTCAGCAGTAAAAAACTCTACTGGTACAAGCAGAGTGCTGGTGATACTCTGAAATTAATTGTGAAACTGTATGGATCTACAACACCTGAGTATGAACCAGATTTTTCTCCCTCAAGATTTGACATACATAGAGATAAGAATTTTAGTAACCTGACCATTTTGAAGACAACCCAAGAAGACGAGGGAATGTACCATTGTGGAGTTGTAGAGTGGACGAATCCTGAATGGAGTGGGACATATTTGTTAGTAAAAG GAAACACTGAAAGGACATCAAACTATACTGTTGTTCAGTGGCCAACAGCATCTGATCCAGTCCGTCCAGGAGACTCTGTGACTCTCCAGTGTTCAATCCTCTCTGAATACAAGAACAAGACGTGTCCAGGAGtacacagtgtttactggttcaGAGCCAGATCAAATGCATCTCATCCAGACCTCATCTACACTGACGGAAGTAGCCGTGATGAATGTAGAAATAAAACTGGCATTCACTCATCTCCAAAGAGCTGTGTCTACAGCTTCTCTAAAAACATCAGCTCCTCTGATGATGGGACTTATTACTGTGCCGTGGCCACATGTGGAGAGATATTATTTGGAAATGGAACTAAACTGGAACTCG TGCAAACAACACATTCACTATTTATTGGAATAGTGATATTAACAGTCTGCTTGACCATTTCTGTTGCTGCAAATGTCATCTTCATCTGCAACCGAAGTCTAAGAGTACGTGAACAATATAAAG GAATGGAAAGCACTATTTCAGAAGCTTGA
- the LOC121902322 gene encoding uncharacterized protein LOC121902322 isoform X2, producing MIVLWVTLLVLHQGYTLIPVITVQLGEPATLTCALSHDELSSKKLYWYKQSAGDTLKLIVKLYGSTTPEYEPDFSPSRFDIHRDKNFSNLTILKTTQEDEGMYHCGVVEWTNPEWSGTYLLVKGNTERTSNYTVVQWPTASDPVRPGDSVTLQCSILSEYKNKTCPGVHSVYWFRARSNASHPDLIYTDGSSRDECRNKTGIHSSPKSCVYSFSKNISSSDDGTYYCAVATCGEILFGNGTKLELVQTTHSLFIGIVILTVCLTISVAANVIFICNRSLRVREQYKD from the exons ATGATCGTGTTATGGGTAACACTGCTTGTTCTTCATCAAGGTT ataCGCTGATTCCAGTGATCACGGTTCAACTTGGTGAACCTGCAACTTTGACATGTGCTTTATCTCATGATGAGCTCAGCAGTAAAAAACTCTACTGGTACAAGCAGAGTGCTGGTGATACTCTGAAATTAATTGTGAAACTGTATGGATCTACAACACCTGAGTATGAACCAGATTTTTCTCCCTCAAGATTTGACATACATAGAGATAAGAATTTTAGTAACCTGACCATTTTGAAGACAACCCAAGAAGACGAGGGAATGTACCATTGTGGAGTTGTAGAGTGGACGAATCCTGAATGGAGTGGGACATATTTGTTAGTAAAAG GAAACACTGAAAGGACATCAAACTATACTGTTGTTCAGTGGCCAACAGCATCTGATCCAGTCCGTCCAGGAGACTCTGTGACTCTCCAGTGTTCAATCCTCTCTGAATACAAGAACAAGACGTGTCCAGGAGtacacagtgtttactggttcaGAGCCAGATCAAATGCATCTCATCCAGACCTCATCTACACTGACGGAAGTAGCCGTGATGAATGTAGAAATAAAACTGGCATTCACTCATCTCCAAAGAGCTGTGTCTACAGCTTCTCTAAAAACATCAGCTCCTCTGATGATGGGACTTATTACTGTGCCGTGGCCACATGTGGAGAGATATTATTTGGAAATGGAACTAAACTGGAACTCG TGCAAACAACACATTCACTATTTATTGGAATAGTGATATTAACAGTCTGCTTGACCATTTCTGTTGCTGCAAATGTCATCTTCATCTGCAACCGAAGTCTAAGAGTACGTGAACAATATAAAG ACTGA